A genomic segment from Candidatus Leptovillus gracilis encodes:
- a CDS encoding response regulator transcription factor: MACLLLIDDDAALLELLADYLRERGHGVHTAVNGDDGLRTFYASQPELVILDVTMPQRDGWQTLGRIREMAQTPVIMLTARNEETSVLRGFQLGADDYVTKPFSFAELAARVQSVLNRTRQQSNQEQPDENSHLLRQGNLVVDLMAKQVWRGKELIALTPTEFKLLTALMERSGEVLSPQMLVREVWGEQYANDVGYVRRYIWHLRKKVEIDPNQPRYIHSEHGFGYRFFALTEEET, translated from the coding sequence ATGGCTTGCTTGCTGCTAATTGATGATGATGCGGCGCTGTTGGAGCTGCTGGCTGATTATTTGCGGGAGAGGGGCCATGGGGTGCATACGGCCGTAAACGGCGACGACGGCCTCCGAACGTTTTATGCCAGCCAGCCAGAATTGGTCATCCTGGACGTCACCATGCCGCAGCGCGATGGCTGGCAAACATTGGGGCGCATCCGCGAAATGGCCCAGACGCCGGTGATCATGCTGACGGCGCGCAATGAAGAAACAAGCGTGCTGCGTGGGTTCCAATTGGGCGCGGATGATTACGTTACCAAACCATTTTCTTTTGCCGAATTGGCGGCGCGGGTGCAAAGCGTATTAAACCGGACCCGACAGCAATCCAACCAGGAACAACCCGATGAAAACAGCCATTTGCTGCGCCAGGGCAATTTGGTGGTGGACCTGATGGCAAAACAAGTCTGGCGGGGCAAAGAGCTGATTGCCCTGACGCCGACAGAGTTTAAGCTGCTGACGGCGCTCATGGAACGCAGCGGCGAGGTACTGTCGCCGCAGATGTTGGTGCGTGAGGTGTGGGGCGAGCAGTACGCCAATGACGTGGGCTATGTGCGCCGCTACATCTGGCATCTGCGCAAAAAGGTAGAGATTGACCCAAACCAACCGCGTTATATTCACAGCGAACATGGCTTTGGCTACCGATTTTTTGCGCTGACAGAGGAAGAAACGTAG
- a CDS encoding transposase — MHRRLVHDNWATYFKYQLLLHALCNAHHLRELTALVENDQQQWAALMIVYLLSAKQLVAEAYQAGETELSIEQLQRIHQMYDTIVAFGLEENLLPDEHPPLVKRGRRKKTKARNLVERFDKQQEAILRFVHDFKVPFDNNLAERDIRMMKVQQKISGCFRSWEGAEQFCSLRTYISTIRKQGLNVWEALGSLFDDNVLMPQLTPV; from the coding sequence ATTCACCGGCGCCTTGTTCACGATAACTGGGCGACCTATTTCAAGTATCAATTGTTGCTTCATGCCTTGTGCAATGCCCATCATTTGCGCGAGTTGACGGCTCTGGTTGAGAACGATCAACAGCAATGGGCAGCACTGATGATTGTCTATTTGTTATCGGCCAAACAATTGGTTGCCGAAGCTTATCAGGCAGGGGAAACCGAATTGTCAATCGAGCAGTTGCAACGAATCCACCAAATGTATGACACCATTGTTGCCTTCGGTTTAGAGGAAAACCTGTTACCTGATGAACATCCGCCCCTTGTCAAACGAGGGCGGCGCAAAAAAACAAAGGCGCGTAATCTGGTAGAACGATTTGACAAGCAGCAGGAGGCTATCTTGCGTTTTGTCCATGATTTTAAGGTGCCGTTTGATAACAACTTGGCTGAACGAGACATCAGAATGATGAAGGTTCAGCAGAAAATCTCAGGCTGTTTTCGTAGTTGGGAAGGCGCTGAACAATTCTGTTCGCTGCGCACCTATATTTCCACGATTCGTAAACAGGGTCTCAATGTGTGGGAAGCATTAGGGTCTCTGTTTGACGATAATGTTCTCATGCCTCAACTCACACCTGTATAG
- a CDS encoding IS66 family transposase zinc-finger binding domain-containing protein — MDEVQQLRAENKQLKREVQELREKLTVAETQIKHLVELLGQNSHNSSWPSSRDKGRQKPKPKSLRPQTERKAGGQEGHEGHTLEFNPKPDFIEPHRPARCDHCQAPLSEEIVASKVAKRQVFELPPLRYVTIEHQAETIICPCCGEATTGEFPADVTNPVQYGSQVKRLSVYLRNEQFIPV; from the coding sequence ATGGACGAAGTGCAACAACTGCGAGCAGAAAACAAGCAACTTAAGCGAGAAGTCCAAGAACTCCGCGAAAAGTTGACCGTTGCTGAGACTCAAATCAAGCATTTAGTCGAGTTGCTTGGTCAAAATAGCCACAACTCCAGTTGGCCGTCCAGCCGCGATAAAGGCCGACAGAAGCCTAAGCCCAAAAGTCTACGGCCACAAACAGAGCGCAAAGCTGGTGGTCAGGAAGGACATGAAGGGCATACGCTTGAGTTCAATCCCAAACCAGATTTCATTGAACCGCATCGTCCAGCCCGCTGTGACCATTGCCAAGCCCCATTGTCCGAAGAAATTGTAGCCAGTAAAGTTGCTAAACGACAGGTCTTTGAATTACCGCCATTGCGTTATGTGACCATCGAACACCAAGCCGAAACCATCATCTGTCCCTGTTGTGGTGAAGCAACAACCGGTGAATTTCCAGCGGATGTGACCAACCCGGTGCAATATGGTTCGCAAGTCAAGCGGTTGTCAGTTTATCTGCGCAATGAGCAGTTCATTCCCGTATGA
- a CDS encoding transposase: MNGRQMLADLFELPISTGSLQNFLETAAENVKPAHKPLKKPSKRPKSVMLMRQALYQWKRAWLHTVSTPELTYYEPHQSRGKKATDAIGILPEFTGALFTITGRPISSINCCFMPCAMPIICAS, encoded by the coding sequence ATGAACGGGCGACAGATGTTGGCCGACCTGTTTGAATTACCCATTTCCACTGGTTCATTGCAAAACTTTTTAGAGACGGCCGCAGAAAATGTGAAGCCAGCACACAAGCCATTAAAGAAGCCGTCAAAAAGGCCGAAGTCGGTCATGCTGATGAGACAGGCTCTATATCAGTGGAAAAGAGCTTGGCTCCATACCGTCAGCACCCCAGAATTGACTTATTATGAACCGCATCAAAGTCGGGGCAAAAAGGCGACTGACGCCATTGGCATTCTGCCTGAATTCACCGGCGCCTTGTTCACGATAACTGGGCGACCTATTTCAAGTATCAATTGTTGCTTCATGCCTTGTGCAATGCCCATCATTTGCGCGAGTTGA
- a CDS encoding HAMP domain-containing histidine kinase yields the protein MTEPQQFLASRAEFFTTRHIRRLRFALPLGLFLLATLFEGWEHRIKHEPLLVDPMGLLEIFVFGVVGPTAVYLALTYVEHLLQILQQAHSDIAQLNRGLEQKVALRTAELEQANLRLQEMDQIKSDFVSLVSHELRAPLATLNGGLEVALQYKEQLPLKAQRVLHLLLTETARLTEFVRTILDLTQLEAGKLHVHCGPVALKPLLQQAVNVTLGADAGQVVWQLPADIPPLWVDETYTEEVVRNLLRNAHKYSPPQSPIELKVTVAPGQLCLCITDYGPGIPAERQAQVFERFVRMSPGNGHSDQPRGWGLGLYFARMLLQQQGGSLTLQSPAHEDSAAPGCRFMLTLPLAQEEEAQDGLLAAN from the coding sequence ATGACTGAACCACAACAATTCTTAGCTTCGCGTGCCGAGTTTTTTACAACACGCCACATTCGCAGACTGCGCTTTGCGCTGCCTTTGGGTCTGTTCTTGCTGGCAACGCTTTTTGAGGGATGGGAACACAGGATAAAGCATGAACCGCTCCTGGTTGACCCAATGGGCTTGCTGGAAATTTTTGTATTTGGTGTTGTAGGGCCAACCGCTGTTTATCTGGCGCTGACCTATGTGGAACATCTGCTGCAAATATTGCAGCAGGCGCACAGCGATATTGCCCAGTTGAATCGCGGCTTAGAGCAGAAAGTGGCGCTGCGTACAGCCGAGCTAGAGCAGGCTAATTTGCGCCTACAGGAAATGGATCAGATAAAGTCCGATTTTGTCTCTCTGGTCAGCCACGAACTGCGCGCACCGCTGGCGACGTTGAATGGCGGGCTGGAGGTGGCCTTGCAATACAAAGAACAGCTTCCACTCAAGGCACAGCGTGTTTTGCACCTGCTGCTAACGGAAACGGCGCGGTTAACCGAATTTGTGCGCACGATTTTGGATTTGACCCAACTGGAAGCCGGGAAACTGCACGTCCACTGTGGGCCAGTGGCGCTAAAACCGCTGCTGCAGCAGGCGGTGAATGTGACGTTGGGAGCCGATGCCGGGCAGGTGGTCTGGCAGCTTCCGGCCGATATACCGCCGCTGTGGGTAGATGAGACCTATACCGAAGAAGTGGTACGCAATCTACTGCGTAATGCGCATAAGTACTCCCCGCCCCAGTCGCCCATCGAGCTAAAAGTGACCGTAGCGCCGGGGCAGCTTTGTCTCTGCATTACTGACTATGGTCCGGGCATTCCCGCCGAGAGGCAGGCGCAGGTGTTCGAGCGTTTTGTGCGCATGTCACCGGGCAATGGGCACAGCGACCAGCCACGCGGTTGGGGGTTGGGGCTGTATTTTGCCCGGATGCTGCTGCAGCAGCAGGGTGGCAGCCTGACGCTGCAATCGCCAGCCCATGAGGATTCCGCTGCGCCGGGCTGCCGGTTTATGCTAACGCTGCCGTTGGCGCAAGAAGAGGAGGCGCAGGATGGCTTGCTTGCTGCTAATTGA